The genome window AACACTCTGACTGGCTTGTTCTGATTCGGAATAGCTCCACCACTCTGATTCTGAGTGACTTTGGGATTCGGATATGGATTCCCACTCACTCTGGCTTAGGCTATAGAACTCAGACTCGGAGACACTCTGACTGGCTTGTTCTGATTCGGAATAGCTCCACCACTCTGATTCTGAGTGACTTTGGGATTCGGATATGGATTCCCACTCACTCTGGCTTAGGCTATAGAACTCGAACTCGGAAACACTCTGACTCGCTTGTTCTGATTCGGAATAGCTCCACCACTCTGATTCTGAAGAGCTTTGGGATTCGGATATGGATTCCCATTCACTCTGGCTTAGGCTATAGAACTCAGACTCGGAGACACTCTGACTCGCTTGTTCTGATTCAGAAGAACTCCACCACTCTGATTCTGAGTGACTTTGGGATTCGGATATGGATTCCCACTCGCTCTGGCTTAGGCTATAGAACTCAGACTCGGAAACACTCTGACTGGCTTGTTCTGATTCGGAAGAACTCCACCACTCTGATTCTGAGTGACTTTGGGAGTCGGATATCGATTCCCACTCGCTCTGGCTTAGGCTATAGAACTCAGACTCGGAAACACTCTGACTTACTTGTTCTGATTCGGAGTAGCTCCACCACTCTGATTCTGAAGTGCTTTGAGATTCGGAAATCGATTCCCACTCACTCTGGCTCGCTTGCTCTGATTCGGAATAGCTCCACCACTCTGATTCTGAAGAGCTTTGGGATTCGGATATAGATTCCCATTCACTCTGGCTCAGGCTATAGAACTCAGACTCAGAAACGCTCTGACTTGCTTGCTCCGATTCGGAAGAGCTCCACCACTCTGATTCTGAAGAGATTTGGGATTCGGAAACGGATTCCCATTCACTCTGGCTTAAGCTATAGAACTCAGACTCGGAAACACTCTGGCTCGCTTGCTCTGATTCGGAAGAGCTCCACCACTCTGATTCTGAGTGACTTTGGGATTCGGATATGGATTCCCATTCACTCTGGCTCAGGCTATAGGACTCGGAGACACTCTGACTTGCTTGTTCTGATTCGGAAGAACTACACCACTCTGATTCTGAAGAGATTTGGGATTCGGAAACGGATTCCCACTCACTCTGACTTAGGCTATAGAACTCAGACTCGGAAACACTCTGACTCGCTTGTTCCGATTCACTCAAGGAAAGAGACTCTGAGTATGCAAGACTTTCACTCAAAGAGAATGCATCCGTATCCTGACAAAGGGACTCCCCTGTCAAATGCTCAGAAACAGAGAGGCTATCAACCAAGGAAAGGGACTCAAATTCAGATTCTGAAGAAGAGACCACTAATGAGTAGTTCTCAGACATGGACTCTCGAAGCGAGAATCCTTTTGCTGATATACTCTGGCTAAACGACTCACTGTACGAATCTGCGACAGAAAGGCTAAGGGAAGCTAAAGCGCTAGTTGACAAGCTCTGACTAACATCTCTTATCAAGTCAGCTACACCCAGACTGTTCCTTTCCTGAAAGTCTTCTAAGGCTTCCATGACAGAAACTGATTCTGTTGGTAACTCAAGATCTTCACTAGCACTCAGAATAATTTCCTTTTGCTCTTTGAGTTTTCGACTAACGGGCTTTGATTTAGTTGCATCCAGGCTACGGTAATCACTATCTTCCCTACCCTTTTGCTTAAACTTTGATATCAAACGTTTAAATCCCTTTAGCTCTTCGTTATTATTTTTGCTCATAATATGATTTTCTCCAAAAATACAGTTATATCATCATTATAAAGTCTACAACAGAATCTGTCAAAGCATTAGCCAAAGAAAACTTCTAACTTCCCAGAAGGCTTAATATTAATGTAACTCAATGCCATGTTTTTTATAATGTTTAGATTTATATCTGCATTCATTCTTTTGTATGATTTAAAAGCTTCTTTATGAAACTCAAAGACAGGATTTTTTTGGGCATACCCTTGACTAGATACCAAACCTTGAAATTGCTGTAAATAGTCAACTTGCTCAACCCAACAGTCATCTATCGCTCTCAAAACGACAGTTCGTTGAAATTGATTGAACAACTCTGAATCCTTGATTTTATCTTTTTTCTGCTGGTATTCTGAAACAAGGAGGTCAGATAAAAACTTTTTAACTTGCCGTAAATCCGTGACATCTAGATCATCTGGAATATCCTCGCAGTAATAACTAATGTTATCCAAAACAAAGCGAAATAAATCCGCCCGCTCTTTAAACGGTGTTTTACTTGTATAAATGTCCACTGCATCCGATAGGATAGACAAGAAATAAGTCAAATCAAAGTCTGGATGAGAGATGAGCTTATTACGCTTATTGTAGATAATCTGTCGCTGAATACGGATACTTTCATCATATCGTTCCGTTGAACGTCTGGAAGCCGCTGACGCGTTATCACTATTCTTCTGAGCCTCTTCAACCGCATGTCTAATACGACGAGAAGTCAAATGAATCTTTTGTTTTTCCTCTGGTTTTGCAATTTCTTTGTGATAGTACTCACTAATCCATTTGCTACCAGACTTGGAAATAAGATCATCCTCAAGAGAAATAAAGAATTTGCTCAACCCTGGAGCGCCTTGTCGTCCGGCACGACCGCGAAGCTGCAAATCCACTCGCTCACTGGACATTCTCTCTGTTCCAACAACAGCAAGTCCACCCAACTCAGCAACCCCTTCTTCTAAGATAATATCTGTTCCACGACCTGCCATTGATGTTGCTACCGTCACTGCAGAACGTCTACCAGCCAGGGCGATCATCTCAGCCTCTTTCGCTGCATTATGGGCGTTCAACACATTATGGGCGATTCCCTCTTGGAGTAAGAGCATAGAATAAATCTCAGACATTCCAACTGATCCTGTCGCAATTAAAACTGGCTGACCTTTTTTATGTAATTTTTTGATATACTCCAATGAAGCATATAACTTTTGAGGAATCGTGAGATAGATTTCATCTGGATAATCAATTCGTAAATTGGGTTTTCGTGTAGGAACAACTACGACTCCCAAGTCGTAAACGTCTCTGAACTCATCCTCACAAACTTTACCAGTACCCGTCATCCCTGCTAATTTGGGAAACATTCTAAATAAATTTTGATAGGTAATAGAGGCCATCGAACGCGTTTCCAATGTGATTTTCACACGTTCTCTGGCTTCTAGTGCTTGGTGCAGTCCTGATTGGAGTTTATTTCCTTCCAAGAGACGTCCTGTCGCCTCATCCATCAGTTTAACTTCGCCATTATCCACTGTGTACTGACGATCTTTTTCAAATAAGTGGTTAGCTCTCAAAGCTAGGTTAATTTGACGAATGAGCTGGTAATTATCTGGATCATAGGCATTCTGAACGCGGAAATAAACCTCTGCTTCCTTTACTCCTTTTCTCGTCAACCATACAGACGTCCGAGTGGAGTCTAAATTAAAATCTTCCCCTTCTTTTAGAGTTTTTACAAACTCATCACACGAGAGAAAGAGGTTGGATTGAACCCGAGGAGAACCTGAAATGATTAGGGGCATCTGCGCACTATCTAGCAAGGCTGCATCTACTTCATCGACCAAACAAAAATAAAATTTTGGCAAAAACTTCTTTGATTGAGATGTCGCCAAGTTTTCTTCTAGGTAATCAAACCCTAACGCACTATGTGTTGTATAGACAATATCATTCTTATAGATTTGTTGTTTTTGAGGAATTTTAAGTTTTTTTGTCGGATCGTCCGAGACACCAACCCCAACTGTCATTCCTAAAAATCGAAAAACGGGTGCCATTTGTTTAGCATCACGCGCTGCCAAATATTCATTGGCCGTGACTAGGATCGTACTTTTTTCCGTCAAAGCATTTAGGTATAAAGGAAGGATAGCTGTCAAGGTTTTTCCTTCCCCTGTTCTCATTTCTGCAATCTGATTGTCTTGCATAACCAAGGCCCCTAAAACCTGAACATCATAAGGATATAATCCTAATACACGCTTGGCTGCCTCACGAATGGTTGCGTACGCTTCTGGCAAAATGGACTGCAAGCTTTCTCCTCCAGAAAGGCGTTCTTTAAACCATTTTGTCTGAGCTTGCAGTTTCTCATTTGACATAGCTGCATAACTATCAGATAGTTTATTAACCTTCTCCAAAATCTTTTTGTAACGCATTAGTTTATAGGAGTTGGTCAAATTGAATCGTTTAGTTTTCATTCTCTCTCATCCACTCTTCAATCTTTTCCAAGTCAATTGCTTGAAGTAAAAATGACTTATCTAATAAATATTCAATGTTTGCTAGTTCACGTGGTCTAGTCTTCAAGTCCGCATATTCCTTAACTTTTGTCGGATTAAATTGCTGTAGCAATAATTCTTTAAAAATAGGCGGATTTACTCGACTACGGTAACGTTCCAGCAAGCGTTGATAGTCTAGTTCGCTTAAAAACTCATCCGTCACAAGAGCGTATGAATTTCCAAATTGTTTGGAGTAATGCAAGGCCGCAATATTAGAAATCGCTCCATAACCAACAAAAGCCACTTTTTCAAAAAGATGCTCTTGCGCTAATTCTTCAATCGTTTCAAGCAAGGTTTCGTAAAAACGTTCCTCCATGTATAGGAGCGCTTCTCTATAAGACGAATTAACAATCAATACATTTGAGAAATGTTCACGAACACGTTCTGGAATAAAACCTGTTCGATTGAGTTCAGGTTCAGTAAAGCAAACATACATCGTTTCTTTCTCGGAATCCTGATGAAGCAAATCAGAAATCCAGTAGCGATCCACTGTATAATCCGCCAACTGCTCCTCAGCAACATAAATCCCTTCAAAAAGGAAGCGATGACAACCCGAGCTGACTAACTGCACCTTATAATATTGTGTATTATCTGGAACGCATACGCTGACTCTCTCTCCCTGTTTAATGATCTGATTCGAAATTTCTTCGTCTCGAGCATCCATAAATTCAACTTTTAAGTATGTTGAATTTTCTGGGATGGTTTCTATATGACTGCCAAAAATATAGTTTTGCCCACGTTTCAATTCAGGAAGCTGACTCGTATTGCGTAAGGCCTGATAGTTTGCCCGTGAATGCCATTCATGAATAACTGTCCCCGAAGGCATGAACTGGTTTTCATACAAAACATGACCACCATCTAACAGTTTGACAGATGAACCGTATAGATACTGAGATACGCTTTGGATATCCCAATAAGCAAAATAGACTTCTTCCTTGTATCTCACGATTTAAACTCCCTTTCAAAACTATTCATTAATAGCGTTTTATATTGATTAAAGAACCATTCGACAATACCTTGTGTATCGTCGTTGTGTCGTCCAGTCAATCCCTTACTGATAACGCTGACGCGGTAATCTCGCTGTCCTAACTCATCCAGCATATCAGGATAGGCCGACATATCATAGTCATCTTGATACATAAAGGAGATAATGAATTTTGTTCTTGAGAAATCAGCTGACTCAAAAGCCGTCCAGAAACGTTCGTTAAGCTGAGCTGTAGCTCCACTTGATAACTCCCCTATTGTGCGGTACACCAAATCCAGTGACGTTGGAAATCCTCCCGGACGAATAGTTGACTCATTTTCTGCCATATCTCCTAAGTTGACAAGAGGTTTTCCGACAATGACGGCATGAGGTTCCAACTTAGAACTATAGTAAAGGGCGCCAAAAGTACCCATTGATAAACCTGACAAGGTCAGTTGTTCCTTCGTAAAACCGAGTTCATCTAAGCAGTTATGAACCACTTGGAGAAGCTTTTGTTCCAGCTCCTCCGATCCAAGATAGAATGCGCCCCCTTCTGAACGCGGATCCCCTACTAGTAAGAATGGCGATCCCAAATTATTCATCATCCAGTATCCCTCGAATCCCTCTGCAGGACGGTACCCTGAAAAATAGATGTTCAACGGTGGTTTCAAATCTCCTGGATGGAAGAAATAAATCAGTTCTTCTCTATTTTTATCGCTAATTCGTTTTCCTCCGACTAACAAGTCTCCATAGCCTAGATGGGAGTCTCGATAGTGGCAGGGACCAAGTTTTACAATCCCTTGTCCCTTTGCTTGAATACTGATACTCAAATAATACGAATCATTTACATCTAACGTCAGAGGCCGATCAAAGCTCGTTTCATCATAAATCCATTCTTGCATGGGAGAATTTCCAGCTGGAAAACCTTTGACAACGTAGCGGATCGAACAACCTTCTGAAACCCTGAACTCAGGCCACAGATCTAAGGGCATCTCCCCACTCAGAAAAACATTATGTTGATAGGTCGCAATAGTCTGATAATCCTCGCCGTATCGGCCACACAAACGAAGGTAGTTTGTCCCTTCATAACTGATTTGACCCTCAAAAGATGGTGCAGCAACTAGATGATTAACACTTAGTTTCGTTCCATTTTGCTTGGAGAAAAAACCACGTGAAAATATATGTAGCATCTGCTCTGGATTTTCAAAATTTGTTTTCACAGCTTTTTTGCGCAAAAGAAATCGTTCCAGCGTTTTTGTAGTGATTTGACAACGCTCATGATAGAACAGACGGTAAACCTGAATTTTCTGATCCAAGATAGTGACATACTCTAAATATTCAGCAGTATCTACCAACACGACATCAAACGGTCTGTCTACTTTTTTCTTTTTTTTCCCGTTTTCCGCCTCAACTTCTCTATTTAAGATCCCGATATCTTCTGGCAATAAAGAGACGATGTCTTCTGGTTTGACAAATGTCCATTTTATATTACTAGGAATTTCATATTGCTCCTGCCAATTTTCATCAGCAATTTGCAAAACACTAA of Streptococcus oralis contains these proteins:
- the asp2 gene encoding accessory Sec system protein Asp2; its protein translation is MKKISVLQIADENWQEQYEIPSNIKWTFVKPEDIVSLLPEDIGILNREVEAENGKKKKKVDRPFDVVLVDTAEYLEYVTILDQKIQVYRLFYHERCQITTKTLERFLLRKKAVKTNFENPEQMLHIFSRGFFSKQNGTKLSVNHLVAAPSFEGQISYEGTNYLRLCGRYGEDYQTIATYQHNVFLSGEMPLDLWPEFRVSEGCSIRYVVKGFPAGNSPMQEWIYDETSFDRPLTLDVNDSYYLSISIQAKGQGIVKLGPCHYRDSHLGYGDLLVGGKRISDKNREELIYFFHPGDLKPPLNIYFSGYRPAEGFEGYWMMNNLGSPFLLVGDPRSEGGAFYLGSEELEQKLLQVVHNCLDELGFTKEQLTLSGLSMGTFGALYYSSKLEPHAVIVGKPLVNLGDMAENESTIRPGGFPTSLDLVYRTIGELSSGATAQLNERFWTAFESADFSRTKFIISFMYQDDYDMSAYPDMLDELGQRDYRVSVISKGLTGRHNDDTQGIVEWFFNQYKTLLMNSFEREFKS
- the secA2 gene encoding accessory Sec system translocase SecA2 gives rise to the protein MKTKRFNLTNSYKLMRYKKILEKVNKLSDSYAAMSNEKLQAQTKWFKERLSGGESLQSILPEAYATIREAAKRVLGLYPYDVQVLGALVMQDNQIAEMRTGEGKTLTAILPLYLNALTEKSTILVTANEYLAARDAKQMAPVFRFLGMTVGVGVSDDPTKKLKIPQKQQIYKNDIVYTTHSALGFDYLEENLATSQSKKFLPKFYFCLVDEVDAALLDSAQMPLIISGSPRVQSNLFLSCDEFVKTLKEGEDFNLDSTRTSVWLTRKGVKEAEVYFRVQNAYDPDNYQLIRQINLALRANHLFEKDRQYTVDNGEVKLMDEATGRLLEGNKLQSGLHQALEARERVKITLETRSMASITYQNLFRMFPKLAGMTGTGKVCEDEFRDVYDLGVVVVPTRKPNLRIDYPDEIYLTIPQKLYASLEYIKKLHKKGQPVLIATGSVGMSEIYSMLLLQEGIAHNVLNAHNAAKEAEMIALAGRRSAVTVATSMAGRGTDIILEEGVAELGGLAVVGTERMSSERVDLQLRGRAGRQGAPGLSKFFISLEDDLISKSGSKWISEYYHKEIAKPEEKQKIHLTSRRIRHAVEEAQKNSDNASAASRRSTERYDESIRIQRQIIYNKRNKLISHPDFDLTYFLSILSDAVDIYTSKTPFKERADLFRFVLDNISYYCEDIPDDLDVTDLRQVKKFLSDLLVSEYQQKKDKIKDSELFNQFQRTVVLRAIDDCWVEQVDYLQQFQGLVSSQGYAQKNPVFEFHKEAFKSYKRMNADINLNIIKNMALSYINIKPSGKLEVFFG
- the asp3 gene encoding accessory Sec system protein Asp3, with protein sequence MRYKEEVYFAYWDIQSVSQYLYGSSVKLLDGGHVLYENQFMPSGTVIHEWHSRANYQALRNTSQLPELKRGQNYIFGSHIETIPENSTYLKVEFMDARDEEISNQIIKQGERVSVCVPDNTQYYKVQLVSSGCHRFLFEGIYVAEEQLADYTVDRYWISDLLHQDSEKETMYVCFTEPELNRTGFIPERVREHFSNVLIVNSSYREALLYMEERFYETLLETIEELAQEHLFEKVAFVGYGAISNIAALHYSKQFGNSYALVTDEFLSELDYQRLLERYRSRVNPPIFKELLLQQFNPTKVKEYADLKTRPRELANIEYLLDKSFLLQAIDLEKIEEWMRENEN